The nucleotide window GCGAACTCCCTGAAGAGGTACGGAATGTCCAGGATACAGAGGAGCGCCTTTAAGGGGGAGGTGGACAGCCAGAGGGTGAAGGACCTGATCAGGCTGATAAGGAGGGAGGTGGACCAGACTGACGTGGTGCACCTAGTTCCGCTGGACCCGAGGAACTGGGAGATGAGGGTGGTCATAGGGGATGAAGGGGGACGGAATGACGGCCCCGCGACGGTGGTATAGGGTGGCGTGCGAGGGATCTGGACCAGTGGGAGACCCCACTCACCCGGTCCACCCGGTGGGAGTTGTCCCCACCTTGACCTTCATGAGGCGTGGAATTCCCTTACGGAGGTGAAATAGACCGTGGAGGGACCTGGCGTCAATGTCACCGTGACTGACCTAAAGGACTTCTACCTCTGCAAGGCTATCCCGTGGATCAGGAGGAGGCTAGGGTGGAGGGAGCCGATCACCTACAGCGTGGCCATGGGGAAGGAGGGAGAGGTACCTAGGTTGGAGGGGGCGAAGTACGAGGTCCTCCTGTGGGACCCTGCCACGGCGTTGGTGGGAGTTGTCGACGCCATAACTGAGGACAGGGTCTACGAGTTCAAGAGGTTCACGAGGGGTAAGGTGGGCCACTTCAGGCTCCAGCTCTTGGCTTACGCGTACCTAGCCAACAGGAACGGGTATAAAATAAGGGAAGCAGTGCTACTGATGAACGGTGAGGAGAGGCTAAGGATCGAGGTCAACGAGAACCACTTGGGTTACGTGAGGGACTTGACCAAGAAGATAAGGGAAGAACTGTCTCTTGACAAGCCCCCCGTAGTGTACCCCTCCAAGAGGTTGTGTGAAGTGTGTCAGTACAAGAGGGTGTGCCTGTCCACACCATATTATTGAAGGGCTTCGTGGTGGAGCTAGGGTGAAGCCGCTGGAGGTCAGTACATGTTAATACCTTAATACGCCTCCCCGAGAAGCTTGCTCTGGTCTGCTTAGTCTCTAGGGTTGACGTCATGGCCAGTCGGTGTCCCTAATACCCTCCCAAGGGAGACATGCCTCTTTATCTAACTACGTAAAGCTTTCAAGGTAGCGGTTTGCGTTTAATATAATTTGTAAGACTTTAGCTTTTTTTTTTTAAAAATTAACCGTTTTAGGACTTTAAGGTAGTTACTTCCAACTTTCACAGTCCTTGACCACACATATAGATTACGTTGTAATAGACCTGCCCTTTCCACTTTAGTTTCAGGGTTGTTTGAGGGCCTACCCCACATTTCAGATAGTGTGAAATACCCAGACGTGACGACTAGACCCTTTCCACCTCCTCTAAATGGAAGAGTGGTAGCCTATTCTAGTAAAATTCATGACCCCCATCCCCACCTGTCCCATTTGTCGAGGAGCCCAGAGGGCTATACTGAACAACTTAAGGGACACCCAACCTCATAATCACAACTAGGACGATGAAAATACTTGGAACCGTTCACCCCAACTCCACTGCCATGTTTAGTACAACGATAAGGTGAGTAGTGAGGTAAAGATAAGCGATCTAGACCTCTTATCCTAGCTTTACGCAAAACAGTCGAGGTCGGTGGGGACCTTAAGCCAGCACCCCATCCCTCACCGTCCATTTTCACTAGCCCTCTAACCCACAAGTGTAGATAAAAGTGAGGGAAGCCAAACGTCCAAGGCTAAGTACAGATGGTACTAACATGTTTAGACCTCCGTC belongs to Metallosphaera tengchongensis and includes:
- the cas2 gene encoding CRISPR-associated endonuclease Cas2, encoding MMLLVIYDVSDNGKRTRLANSLKRYGMSRIQRSAFKGEVDSQRVKDLIRLIRREVDQTDVVHLVPLDPRNWEMRVVIGDEGGRNDGPATVV
- the cas4 gene encoding CRISPR-associated protein Cas4; translation: MEGPGVNVTVTDLKDFYLCKAIPWIRRRLGWREPITYSVAMGKEGEVPRLEGAKYEVLLWDPATALVGVVDAITEDRVYEFKRFTRGKVGHFRLQLLAYAYLANRNGYKIREAVLLMNGEERLRIEVNENHLGYVRDLTKKIREELSLDKPPVVYPSKRLCEVCQYKRVCLSTPYY